A window from Citrus sinensis cultivar Valencia sweet orange chromosome 3, DVS_A1.0, whole genome shotgun sequence encodes these proteins:
- the LOC102620564 gene encoding CDT1-like protein b, translating to MSSSDSPQSIHFRCKKPITAKPKPEMSNQNPNPTQLASKTPEKQPSRRARNSRMALSLKEIRKAAQTNPQQPPKDQIESAGKQISASPSVKSSVNPAGSGSPKLPAKYMQLAECFDSLDAVIRLLKLKCSSPTFTSICPKIECLTDRRFSLGHLAQLKFILPEVIQIKKVLTFDEKTSCMKPDLHVTVNADAIECDGKSKCNSKNLNLRTVFRARLMDFLKDHPEGDEIPEETLPEPFNRSRSDLQLNMVKKSTSLTPADSPTDASVEQQQVSSPTCQNSKLLNIVKAPSISMVTGTSASASDNQQPIVASHFSSRRHFSQKFVNSLAEKKKAERISSGVSIEPSTTPALEPCLRKISSIEETCSTAAISAVELSSKSTSKENCLTYCASPTRLSQSCPPVTPVKEIDPMESKVSYPIKVDSEQSTPAKLVSTPARLMIGTPALHQPKRCYMTPENVSASSPNKLTRRPPHSRTLKSLKFDTPVKNATVEHKLNEDISVDGDVLDILPENLIQSIREKERKFMEERDPAISQAKWRRQMIASLPKLFNMIHFLFQSIKRSVITKEELIHKIISSHLQITDRREVEEQMNLMLELVPEWISEKLSSCGDLLVCINKMTCPESIRARLEESK from the exons ATGAGCTCTTCAGACTCCCCTCAGTCAATTCATTTCAGATGCAAAAAGCCGATCACCGCAAAACCGAAACCCGAAATGTCAAATCAGAACCCGAATCCGACGCAATTAGCATCCAAAACCCCGGAGAAGCAACCGTCACGCCGGGCCCGCAACAGCCGCATGGCGCTCTCCCTCAAAGAAATCCGAAAGGCCGCTCAAACCAATCCCCAACAACCTCCAAAGGATCAGATCGAATCCGCCGGAAAGCAGATCTCGGCGTCGCCGTCTGTTAAATCCTCAGTGAATCCCGCTGGAAGTGGGTCCCCCAAGTTGCCCGCAAA GTACATGCAGCTGGCCGAGTGTTTTGATAGCCTGGATGCCGTGATCCGATTGTTGAAATTGAAGTGTTCGTCGCCTACTTTCACTAGTATTTGCCCCAAAATTGAGTGCTTGACTGACcg GAGGTTTTCGCTTGGTCACTTGGCTCAGTTAAAGTTTATACTACCGGAAGTGATTCAGATTAAGAAAGTGCTCACATTTGATGAGAAGACCAGCTGTATGAAGCCTGATCTTCATGTTACAGTCAATGCTGATGCTATTGAGTGTGATGGCAAGTCGAAATGTAATAGCAAGAACTTGAATCTCAGGACGGTTTTCCGTGCTCGGCTTATGGATTTTCTTAAAGACCATCCAGAG GGTGATGAAATTCCAGAGGAAACATTGCCAGAACCATTCAATCGGTCAAGATCAGATCTCCAATTAAATATGGTTAAAAAATCCACCTCATTGACACCAGCAGATTCACCAACCGATGCATCTGTGGAGCAGCAACAAGTATCATCTCCTACCTGCCAGAACTCTAAGCTTCTAAATATAGTCAAAGCCCCCAGTATATCAATGGTAACAGGGACATCAGCTTCTGCATCTGATAATCAGCAACCTATTGTAGCATCTCATTTTTCTTCCCGAAGGCATTTTTCTCAGAAGTTTGTCAACAGTTTGGCAGAGAAGAAAAAAGCTGAGAGAATATCATCAGGTGTTTCCATTGAACCTTCTACCACTCCAGCACTAGAGCCATGCCTTAGAAAAATTTCCTCAATTGAGGAAACTTGCTCTACAGCTGCTATCTCTGCAGTTGAACTATCATCCAAGTCAACCAGCAAAGAAAATTGTTTGACTTACTGTGCTTCTCCAACTCGTTTGTCACAAAGCTGCCCACCTGTCACTCCAGTCAAGGAGATTGATCCCATGGAAAGTAAAGTTAGTTACCCCATAAAAGTTGATAGCGAACAGTCAACTCCTGCAAAACTTGTTTCTACTCCGGCTAGGCTGATGATTGGCACACCCGCTTTACATCAGCCAAAGAGATGCTATATGACTCCAGAAAATGTTTCTGCCAGCTCACCAAACAAGTTAACTAGGCGTCCACCTCATAGCAGAACgttgaaatctttgaaatttgatACTCCTGTGAAGAATGCGACGGTTGAGCACAAGCTTAATGAAGACATATCAGTTGATGGCGATGTTCTTGACATTCTTCCTGAGAATCTTATTCAGTCG ATAAGGGAGAAAGAGAGGAAGTTTATGGAGGAGCGAGATCCAGCCATCTCACAAGCCAAGTGGCGGCGACAGATGATTGCTTCCCTGCCTAAGCTCTTCAACATGattcatttcttatttcaGTCAATAAAACGTTCGGTCATTACAAAAGAGGAGCTAATTCACAAGATCATTTCCAGCCATCTTCAAATTACGGATAGAA GAGAGGTTGAAGAGCAGATGAACTTAATGCTGGAATTAGTTCCAGAATGGATTTCTGAAAAGTTGTCATCCTGTGGCGATTTGCTTGTCTG cataaataaaatgacatgtcCTGAGTCCATTCGAGCACGGCTGGAAGAATCAAAATGA
- the LOC102620082 gene encoding autophagy-related protein 9, with the protein MMFSGQRGANPLSVFRWKWRGDSSLTTGLLNDVPPEIELSDYAHGRVPSPGSESPAGLLNGESLNVAPIADLDLFFERLYSYYCEKGLRCIIIKWIVELLSLGFTICFSAFFLLFVDWDGLRNAKCGMDAVESGIKPCDLAKEALHEHPLTPLTLSKAVIVGYLALFSIYWIFCFFRFFTQLKDTLGIRHFYYNSLHVTDSEIQTMPWATILEKVVQLQSSQQLCVVKDLSAHDVVMRLMRKENYLIGMLNKGVLAFPIYSWVPGAGPTVRFGSDGVQHRLILTKTLEWTLNWCILQSMFDRNFCVRRDFVSNPKTLRKRLMVVGLAILLLSPFLVIFMVVYLFLRHAEQFYNHPSTASSRRWSNLSKWMFREFNEVDHLFKHRINSSVVHASDYLKQFPSPIISILAKFISFVSGGFAAVLIIIAFLEESLLEGHIFGRNLLWYAAVFGTITAISRAAVTDELLVLDPEGAMSIVVQHTHYMPKRWRGKENTEMVRIEFETIFQYTGMMLLEEMASIFLTPLLLLFVVPKRVDDILQFIADYTVDVEGVGHVCSFSTFDFQNHGNSNYGSPYHTPRTQRSSQGKMEKSFLSFQSSYPSWEPNAQGKQFLLNLRSFRERKVRGQGNRHAYSSPRLWRGSPSLRVHGERNSSLSREWPYNAHGTGYQLGSLWLIDEEPRNHPYLLDWYYTSQHQQTAGHTRTHTHTLDIPPGPFDVTEQQQGDFWMPTQNEARYDQFWDHDYGDRSETHLEASTSAPFFRESVLQHHDSNNLAQPTRSHWWARTSPHDAQPQSSFLEPPDFNHYTAQTNVHDNLSERSLEEQEQFLYWRNSHKLSRTSYIDDLEAGSGDVNLHFDDIYNGKPPETPRVNLEPPRL; encoded by the exons ATGATGTTCAGTGGGCAAAGGGGTGCAAATCCGCTCAGTGTATTCAGGTGGAAATGGCGTGGTGATTCATCATTGACAACAGGCTTGCTTAATGATGTACCTCCTGAGATTGAGTTGTCTGACTATGCACATGGAAGGGTTCCAAGTCCTGGTAGTGAAAGCCCAGCAGGGCTACTTAATGGTGAAAGTTTAAACGTTGCACCAATTGCTGATTTGGATCTTTTCTTTGAAAGGCTTTATAGCtactattgtgaaaaaggtCTGCGgtgcattattattaaatggatAGTTGAGCTTTTGAGCCTGGGTTTCACCATATGTTTCTCAGCATTTTTCTTACTGTTTGTTGACTGGGATGGCCTCCGAAATGCAAAGTGTGGTATGGATGCTGTTGAATCTGGAATTAAGCCCTGTGATCTTGCTAAGGAAGCTCTTCATGAGCACCCATTAACCCCTCTTACGCTTTCCAAAGCTGTTATTGTTGGATATTTAGCGTTATTTTCCATATATTggatcttttgttttttcagatttttcaCTCAATTAAAGGATACGCTTGGAATCCGTCACTTCTACTATAACAG TCTCCATGTTACGGACAGTGAAATTCAAACCATGCCTTGGGCAACCATTCTGGAGAAGGTTGTTCAATTACAAAGTTCACAGCAACTTTGTGTGGTTAAGGACCTTTCTGCTCACGACGTCGTGATGCGATTGATGCGGAAGGAGAACTACTTGATTGGAATGCTCAACAAAGGGGTACTTGCTTTTCCAATCTATTCGTGGGTCCCAGGGGCTGGTCCAACTGTCAGATTCGGATCAGATGGAGTTCAACATCGCCTAATACTTACCAAGACCTTGGAATGGACCTTGAATTGGTGCATACTGCAGAGCATGTTTGATAG AAATTTTTGTGTCAGGAGGGACTTCGTTTCTAATCCTAAAACATTAAGAAAAAGACTTATGGTTGTTGGGCTTGCAATACTTCTCCTTTCGCCATTTCTCGTCATATTTATGGTAGTATATCTCTTCTTAAGGCATGCTGAACAATTTTATAACCATCCAAGTACTGCGTCGTCCCGAAGATGGTCGAATTTATCAAAGTGGATGTTTAGGGAATTCAATGAG GTTGACCATCTATTCAAGCACCGCATCAATAGTAGTGTAGTCCACGCTTCTGATTACCTTAAGCAATTTCCATCGCCAATTATTTCCATCTTAGCtaagtttatttcttttgtctcTGGTGGCTTTGCTGCTGTGCTCATCATCATTGCATTCCTGGAGGAATCTCTGCTTGAAGGccat ATATTTGGTCGCAATTTGTTATGGTATGCTGCTGTATTTGGAACCATAACAGCTATTAGCCGGGCTGCAGTCACAGACGAGCTCTTGGTTCTCGATCCAGAAGGAGCAATGTCTATAGTGGTCCAACATACACATTATATGCCAAAGAGATGGCGTGGTAAGGAAAATACTGAGATGGTCCGGATAGAGTTTGAAACAATCTTTCAG TACACTGGAATGATGTTGCTTGAGGAGATGGCCTCAATTTTCCTTACTCCACTGTTGCTGTTATTTGTCGTTCCAAAG CGGGTGGATGACATTTTACAGTTCATTGCAGATTACACAGTGGATGTTGAAGGTGTTGGTCATGTTTGCAG TTTTAGCACCTTTGATTTCCAGAACCACGGCAACAGCAATTATGGTTCTCCATATCATACCCCTCGTACCCAGAGGAGCTCTCAAGGGAAAATGGAGAAATCATTCTTGAG CTTCCAGAGTAGTTATCCTTCTTGGGAACCCAATGCTCAGGGAAAGCAGTTCCTGTTAAACCTTAGAAGTTTCAGGGAACGGAAGGTGCGGGGACAAGGAAATAGACATGCATATTCTTCTCCTAGACTGTGGCGGGGGAGCCCCAGTTTGAGAGTCCATGGAGAGAGAAACAGCAGTTTATCTAGGGAATGGCCCTACAATGCCCATGGAACTGGTTATCAGTTGGGTTCGTTGTGGCTAATTGATGAAGAACCAAGGAATCACCCATACCTTCTTGATTGGTATTATACCTCACAACATCAACAGACAGCTGGTCATACTCGCACTCATACCCATACACTAGACATACCACCTGGACCGTTTGATGTGACTGAGCAGCAGCAGGGTGATTTTTGGATGCCAACACAAAACGAAGCTAGATACGATCAATTCTGGGACCACGACTATGGGGATCGATCAGAGACTCATCTGGAGGCTTCAACATCTGCTCCGTTCTTCCGGGAGAGTGTACTTCAGCATCACGATTCCAATAACTTAGCACAGCCTACCAGAAGCCATTGGTGGGCTAGAACTAGCCCACATGATGCACAGCCCCAGTCAAGTTTTCTTGAACCTCCTGATTTTAACCACTACACTGCACAAACTAATGTTCACGATAATCTGTCAGAAAGAAGCTTAGAGGAGCAAGAACAATTCTTATACTGGAGGAATTCCCATAAATTATCTCGTACTTCATATATAGATGACCTTGAAGCTGGAAGTGGAGATGTTAATCttcattttgatgatatttatAATGGCAAACCTCCAGAAACTCCCCGTGTGAATTTGGAGCCCCCAAGGCTTTAG
- the LOC102618917 gene encoding protein KINESIN LIGHT CHAIN-RELATED 3, translated as MKRASFSILSQLTRCRPQKLAPFLSKNYIHDLTSSSSPLKSCTKAHGLEFRTHQPSHTINTLVGNPPQTSTRQRKIKEKSDLEEAFESAKTSEEMLQIFKQMESSFDETELGLVGLKIALKLDQEGGDPEMTLSFANRALNVLDKDERNNRPSLLVAMCLQVMGSANYSLKRFSDSLGYLSKANRMLGRLEEEGLGGSVEDIKPIMHAVHLELANVKTAMGRREEALEHLQKCLEIKELILEEDSRELGVANRDLAEAFVAVLNFKEALPFGLKALEIHKKGLGHNSVEVAHDRRLLGVIYSGLEEHQKALEQNELSQKVLKTWGLSSELLRAEIDAANMQIALGKFEEAINTLKDVVRQTEKESETRALVFISMGKALCNQEKFADAKRCLEIACGILDKKETISPEEVADAYSEISMQYESMNEFETAISLLKRTLALLEKLPQAQHSEGSVSARIGWLLLLTGKVPQAIPYLESAAERLKESFGPKHFGVGYIYNNLGAAYLELDRPQSAAQVFAFAKDIMDVSLGPHHADSIEACQNLSKAYSSMGSYTLAIEFQQRAIDAWESHGPSAQDELREARRLLEQLKIKASGASINQLPTKALPLPPTSVSGQSSQPDVSINQKLTGAM; from the exons ATGAAAAGGGCTTCATTTTCAATCCTCTCGCAGCTCACTCGCTGCCGACCCCAAAAGTTAGCCCCTTTTCTTTCCAAAAATTACATTCACGACCTCACCTCCTCTTCTTCACCACTCAAATCCTGCACAAAAGCCCATGGCTTGGAATTCAGAACCCACCAACCATCTCACACAATCAATACCCTTGTCGGAAATCCTCCTCAAACGTCCACTAGGCAGaggaaaatcaaagaaaaatccGACCTTGAAGAGGCTTTTGAGTCTGCTAAGACATCTGAAGAAATGCTCCAGATTTTTAAACAAATGGAGTCTTCTTTTGACGAAACAGAGCTTGGGTTGGTTGGTTTGAAAATTGCTCTCAAACTTGACCAAGAAGGTGGTGATCCTGAAATGACTCTCTCCTTTGCTAATAGAGCTTTGAATGTACTTGACAAAGATGAGAGGAATAATAGACCCTCTTTACTTGTTGCTATGTGTTTACAAGTTATGGGTTCTGCTAATTACAGTTTGAAAAGATTTAGTGATAGTTTGGGGTATCTTAGTAAAGCTAATAGGATGTTAGGCAGGTTAGAGGAGGAGGGTTTAGGTGGAAGTGTGGAAGATATTAAGCCAATTATGCATGCCGTGCACCTTGAGTTAGCAAATGTAAAGACAGCAATGGGGAGGAGAGAGGAGGCTTTGGAGCATCTTCAGAAGTGTTTGGAGATTAAAGAGCTGATATTAGAGGAAGACAGTAGGGAATTAGGAGTGGCGAATAGGGATTTGGCTGAAGCTTTTGTTgcagttttgaattttaaggAGGCATTGCCTTTTGGTTTGAAGGCTTTGGAGATTCATAAAAAGGGTTTGGGGCATAATTCTGTAGAGGTTGCACATGACAGGAGGCTGCTTGGGGTGATATATAGTGGGTTGGAGGAGCATCAGAAGGCATTAGAGCAAAATGAGCTTTCGCAGAAGGTTTTGAAGACTTGGGGTCTGAGCTCCGAGTTGCTTCGTGCAGAGATTGATGCTGCAAATATGCAGATTGCACTGGGGAAGTTTGAGGAGGCTATTAATACATTGAAAGATGTTGTTCGACAGACTGAAAAAGAGAGTGAGACTAGAGcattagtttttatttcaatgGGGAAAGCATTGTGCAATCAGGAAAAATTTGCAGATGCAAAGCGGTGTTTGGAGATTGCTTGTGGGATTctagataagaaagagacAATATCCCCAGAGGAAGTCGCTGATGCATACTCAGAGATATCTATGCAATATGAGTCTATGAATGAGTTTGAGACTGCAATTTCATTGTTGAAGAGAACGCTGGCTTTGCTCGAGAAGCTCCCACAAGCACAGCACTCCGAAGGAAGTGTTTCTGCTAGAATAGGGTGGTTACTTCTGTTGACGGGCAAGGTGCCCCAGGCAATTCCCTACTTAGAGAGTGCTGCGGAGAGGTTGAAAGAGAGCTTTGGTCCAAAGCATTTTGGAGTAGGATATATTTACAACAATTTGGGGGCTGCATACTTGGAACTAGATAGACCTCAATCTGCTGCACAGGTGTTTGCGTTTGCAAAGGACATAATGGATGTCTCACTTGGACCTCACCATGCTGATTCTATTGAGGCATGTCAAAACCTTTCAAAAGCTTACAGTAGCATGGGAAG CTATACCCTTGCAATTGAGTTCCAGCAACGAGCAATTGACGCCTGGGAAAGTCATGGACCAAGTGCACAAGATGAACTCAGAGAAGCTCGCCGGCTTCTTGAACaattaaagattaaagccaGTGGTGCATCCATAAATCAGCTTCCCACAAAGGCTTTGCCCCTGCCCCCAACTAGTGTCTCTGGCCAAAGCTCACAACCTGATGTTTCTATCAACCAGAAGCTGACAGGCGCAATGTAG
- the LOC102620826 gene encoding WAT1-related protein At4g08300-like codes for MKQHTTSLRRAMAFELSAFKVINRFKPHILMILLQICVASVYFLTEDSFNQGLNPHIYVTYRHAAGSLMMFPFAYFLERKIRPKLTLAVFLEIFLLSLLGVSLALNLYFASMKYVHPTFMTAVVNTIPCMTFIIAVVFRLEIVDVRSPRGIAKILGTLASLVGVMVIAFYKGPAVPSLKGAPIHLGTNSVHENWLKGSILTVASCILWSSFYIMQAFTLKKYPAKLSISAWMNCIGAAQSAVYTIIVQPKAAAWSTTSGIDLWCIIYSGAVSSCLNLFIQLWCIEQRGPVFVTIFNPLTTVIVAVAAYFLVGEKLHTGCILGGLIVIIGLYSLLWGKEGDQHCIKNQKQSFPACDEQTKPDDHALTLSETDIP; via the exons atgaagcaaCATACAACCTCACTCCGAAGAGCTATGGCTTTTGAGTTGAGTGCTTTCAAGGTGATCAATAGATTTAAGCCACACATTCTCATGATTTTGCTTCAGATATGTGTTGCATCGGTTTATTTCTTGACAGAAGATTCCTTCAACCAAGGCTTGAATCCTCACATCTATGTCACTTATCGGCATGCTGCAGGAAGCTTAATGATGTTTCCATTTGCCTATTTCCTTGAAAG AAAAATAAGGCCAAAGCTGACATTAGCAGTGTTTCTGGAGATctttttgctttctcttctAGG GGTTAGCTTAGCCCTCAACCTGTATTTTGCTAGCATGAAGTATGTCCATCCAACCTTCATGACAGCAGTTGTTAATACTATCCCGTGCATGACTTTCATAATTGCAGTCGTATTCAG GCTAGAGATTGTTGATGTTCGAAGTCCTCGTGGGATAGCTAAAATTCTTGGAACATTAGCATCCTTAGTTGGGGTTATGGTTATAGCTTTTTACAAAGGACCTGCAGTGCCAAGCTTGAAGGGTGCACCAATCCACCTTGGAACTAACTCTGTTCATGAGAACTGGTTGAAAGGTTCAATTCTGACTGTTGCGAGTTGCATATTATGGTCTAGCTTTTACATTATGCAG GCATTTACGTTGAAGAAGTATCCAGCAAAACTGTCAATTTCAGCATGGATGAACTGTATCGGGGCAGCACAATCTGCTGTCTACACAATAATTGTACAGCCTAAAGCAGCTGCTTGGTCTACAACATCTGGCATCGATCTGTGGTGCATCATATATTCT GGAGCAGTATCTTCTTGTTTAAACCTCTTTATTCAACTATGGTGCATTGAACAGAGAGGACCAGTTTTTGTGACCATATTTAATCCCCTGACAACAGTAATCGTGGCAGTTGCAGCATACTTTCTTGTTGGTGAAAAACTGCACACCGGATG CATACTTGGAGGACTGATAGTTATTATTGGTCTGTACTCCCTGTTATGGGGCAAAGAAGGAGATCAACATTGCATCAAGAACCAGAAGCAATCTTTTCCAGCATGTGACGAGCAGACGAAACCCGATGACCATGCTTTAACTTTATCAGAAACAGATATCCCTTGA